The following proteins come from a genomic window of Megalobrama amblycephala isolate DHTTF-2021 linkage group LG1, ASM1881202v1, whole genome shotgun sequence:
- the LOC125246888 gene encoding gastrula zinc finger protein XlCGF57.1-like, with protein MRVHTRERLFTCDQCGKRFTAKNSLEIHMRIHTGERPFTCDQCGNSLLTKQSLEIHMRVHTGEKPFTCAQCGKGFTSSCNLKSHMRIHTGERPFTCTQCGKSFTTKQSLQHHMSVHTGEKPFTCTQCVKSFTSKRNLERHMRIHTGEKPFTCDQCGKGFIQRGNFKEHMRIHTGEKPYVCSQCGKNFTYKQSLDIHMRVHTGENPFKCDQCGKGCTNNYNLEIHMRIHTGEKPFTCDQCGKGFTTKSSLEIHMMIHTGEKPFTCDQCGKKFITASNLKKHLTVHMKEKPYSCSVCGKGFSQLPNLKTHQKKHTGVREYMCFECEKTFISLSHLKQHQRIHSGEKPYKCSHCDKRFSDSSNLKTHERIHTGEKHYKCSHCDKRYSCSAHLKRHERIHTGEKPYKCSHCDKRFNDSSNLKTHERIHTGEKHYKCSHCDKEFNRSTNLKTHERIHSREKLHTHV; from the coding sequence atgagagttcatactagAGAGAGactgttcacatgtgatcagtgtggaaagagattcACAGCCAAAAACAGTCTTGAgattcacatgaggatccacactggagaaagaccgttcacatgtgatcagtgtggaaataGTTTATTAACCAAACAGAGTCTTgagattcacatgagagttcatactggagagaagccgttcacatgtgctCAGTGTGGGAAAGGTTTCACAAGCAGTTGTAATCTTAAGagtcacatgaggatccacactggagaaagaccattcacatgcactcagtgtggaaagagtttcacaaccaaacaaagTCTTCAGCATCACATGAGTGtccatactggagagaagccgttcacatgcactcagtgtgtaAAGAGTTTCACGAGTAAACGTAATCTTGAGcgtcacatgaggatccacactggagagaagccgttcacatgtgatcaatgtggaaaGGGTTTCATACAAAGAGGAAATTTTAAGgaacacatgagaattcacactggagaaaagccgtATGTATGCAGTCAATGTGGAAAGAATTTCACATACAAACAAAGTCTTGatattcacatgagagttcatactggagagaatccATTcaagtgtgatcagtgtgggaaagGTTGCACAAACAATTATAATCTTGAgattcacatgaggatccacactggagagaaaccgttcacatgtgatcagtgtgggaaagGTTTCACAACCAAATCTAGTCTTGAGATTCATAtgatgatccacactggagagaagccgttcacatgtgatcagtgtggcaAAAAATTTATTACTGCATCAAACCTGAAGAAACACCTGACAGTTCATATGAAGGAGAAACcatattcatgttctgtgtgtggaaagggTTTTTCACAGCTGCcaaatttaaaaacacatcagaaaaaacacactggtgtgagagagtacatgtgctttgagtgtgagaagacttttatttcattgagccatttaaaacagcaccagaggattcactctggagaaaaaccttacaagtgttcacactgtgacaagagattcagtgattcatcaaatctgaaaacacatgagaggatccacactggagaaaaacattacaagtgttcacactgtgacaagcgATACAGTTGTTCAGCACAtctgaaaagacatgagagaattcacactggagaaaaaccttacaagtgttcacactgcgacaagagattcaatgattcatcaaatctgaaaacacatgagaggattcacactggagaaaaacattacaagtgttcacactgtgacaaggaATTCAATCGGTCAacaaatctgaaaacacatgagaggatccacagcagagagaagctgCACACACATGTCTAA